A region of Geothrix edaphica DNA encodes the following proteins:
- the ppk1 gene encoding polyphosphate kinase 1: MFHPIPRPEELLNRELSWLDFNARVMEEAEDPTVPLLERVKFLSIVSSNWDEFFMVRVAGIWRQIDAGISQPGPDGLTPRQLLERVASRIHAYSARQHELFHAILEPQLEAAGIRILDPRAMDRQQEAFVLDYFERSLLPLITPLAVDTGHPFPRLGNRALVLVVELEPDEDLLDGDLPASELSFIHVPTGLASRFLRVPSAPGAHSFVMLEDVVRHHLSRLFLGYTVKSCHAIRVTRDSDLPVEEDPSEDLLKTVEESLRDRRRGAVVRLQYEHGLSAKVLDLLIEEMELSPEDLYPSLGLTAFSDLMQLCGQLDLPHLKDTPLPPLPVPQLDQSGSIFDAISRNDILLHHPYQSFDDSVVRFVREAAEDPKVLAIKMTLYRVTASSPVAAALERAAERGKQVAAIVELRARFDEAANIAWARRLEKTGVHVVYGLPNHKIHCKACLVVRQEAGGIKRYCHLGTGNYNERTSRLYSDLGLLTARPEFGEDLSNLFNMLTGYTRPPRFHQILLAPQYLKKALKARIQREIGHAQKGRPARMVLKMNALVDPQLIQLLYEASREGVRVDLIVRGTCCLRPGAPGLSENIRALSILDRFLEHARIYHFANDGEPETLLSSADLMPRNLDRRVELAFPLVDPLLAAQVMEMVELQLHDTLKGRVLGPEGDVLRRGLDPQDPPLRSQLRIYEHTLLASGVGALTQKLGPLDPDI, translated from the coding sequence ATGTTCCATCCCATCCCCCGTCCCGAGGAACTGCTCAACCGCGAGCTGAGCTGGCTGGACTTCAACGCGCGGGTGATGGAGGAGGCCGAGGACCCCACCGTGCCCCTGCTGGAGCGCGTCAAGTTCCTCAGCATCGTCTCCAGCAACTGGGATGAGTTCTTCATGGTGCGGGTGGCCGGCATCTGGCGGCAGATCGACGCGGGCATCAGCCAGCCGGGCCCGGACGGGCTCACGCCCCGCCAGCTCCTGGAGCGGGTGGCCTCGCGGATCCATGCCTATTCCGCCCGGCAGCACGAGCTCTTCCACGCCATCCTCGAGCCCCAGCTGGAGGCCGCGGGCATCCGCATCCTGGATCCCAGGGCCATGGATCGGCAGCAGGAGGCGTTCGTCCTGGACTACTTCGAGCGCAGCCTCCTGCCCCTCATCACGCCCCTGGCCGTGGACACGGGGCACCCCTTCCCCCGCCTGGGCAACCGGGCGCTGGTGCTGGTGGTGGAGCTGGAACCGGACGAAGACCTGCTGGACGGGGACCTGCCCGCCTCGGAGCTCTCCTTCATCCACGTCCCCACGGGGCTGGCTTCGCGGTTCCTGCGGGTGCCCTCGGCGCCCGGGGCCCACAGCTTCGTGATGCTCGAGGATGTGGTGCGGCACCACCTGTCCCGCCTCTTCCTGGGCTACACGGTGAAGAGCTGCCATGCCATCCGGGTGACGCGCGATTCGGATCTGCCGGTGGAGGAGGACCCCTCCGAGGACCTGCTCAAGACCGTGGAGGAGAGCCTCCGCGACCGCCGCCGCGGGGCCGTGGTCCGCCTCCAGTACGAGCACGGCCTGTCGGCCAAGGTGCTGGATCTGCTCATCGAGGAGATGGAGCTGAGTCCCGAGGATCTCTATCCGAGCCTCGGGCTGACGGCCTTCTCGGACCTGATGCAGCTCTGCGGCCAGCTGGACCTGCCCCACCTCAAGGACACGCCCCTGCCGCCCCTGCCCGTGCCCCAGCTCGACCAGTCCGGCAGCATCTTCGACGCCATCTCCCGGAACGACATCCTGCTGCACCACCCGTACCAGAGCTTCGACGACAGCGTGGTGCGGTTCGTGCGCGAGGCCGCGGAAGATCCCAAGGTCCTGGCCATCAAGATGACCCTCTATCGGGTGACGGCAAGCAGCCCCGTGGCGGCGGCCCTGGAGCGCGCGGCGGAGCGCGGCAAGCAGGTGGCCGCCATCGTGGAGCTGCGGGCGCGCTTCGACGAGGCCGCCAACATCGCCTGGGCCCGGCGCCTGGAGAAGACCGGCGTGCATGTGGTCTACGGCCTGCCCAACCACAAGATCCACTGCAAGGCCTGTCTCGTGGTGCGGCAGGAGGCGGGCGGCATCAAGCGCTACTGCCACCTGGGCACGGGCAACTACAACGAGCGCACCAGCCGGCTCTATTCGGACCTGGGCCTGCTGACGGCCCGGCCAGAGTTCGGCGAGGACCTCTCGAACCTGTTCAACATGCTCACGGGCTACACGCGTCCGCCCCGGTTCCACCAGATCCTGCTGGCCCCCCAGTACCTGAAGAAGGCCCTCAAGGCCCGCATCCAGCGGGAGATCGGCCATGCCCAGAAGGGCCGGCCCGCCCGCATGGTGCTCAAGATGAACGCCCTGGTGGATCCCCAGCTCATCCAGCTGCTCTACGAGGCGAGCCGGGAGGGCGTGAGGGTGGATCTCATCGTGCGGGGCACCTGCTGCCTGCGCCCCGGCGCGCCGGGTCTGTCGGAGAACATCCGGGCCCTGTCCATCCTGGACCGCTTCCTGGAGCATGCCCGCATCTACCACTTCGCCAATGACGGCGAGCCGGAGACGCTGCTCTCCAGCGCCGACCTCATGCCCCGCAACCTCGACCGCCGGGTGGAGCTGGCCTTCCCCCTGGTGGATCCCCTGCTGGCGGCCCAGGTGATGGAGATGGTCGAGCTCCAGCTGCACGACACCC
- a CDS encoding 50S ribosomal protein L25 produces MSQEVLIVPKRETFGKAAIRDLKKGGMIPAVVYGLNEAPIAIAISPKAVARVLASDAGMNSVMFLQREGTDIKRHVIIKDLQRDPITGRLRHVDFMRVDMTHKVRVKVPVRLIGTSIGVKSMGGVLDFAHREIELECLPSIIPAHIDVDVTNLAVGDSIRFEQITLMPNVVFIGDAHQTVCSVRGKAAEEEVAAAAPAAAEPEVAKKGKKEDKK; encoded by the coding sequence ATGTCCCAGGAAGTCCTGATCGTCCCCAAGCGTGAGACCTTCGGCAAGGCCGCCATCCGCGACCTCAAGAAGGGCGGCATGATCCCGGCCGTGGTCTACGGCCTGAACGAGGCCCCCATCGCCATCGCCATCAGCCCCAAGGCCGTGGCCCGCGTGCTGGCCAGCGACGCCGGCATGAACTCCGTGATGTTCCTCCAGCGCGAGGGCACGGACATCAAGCGCCACGTCATCATCAAGGACCTGCAGCGCGATCCCATCACCGGCCGCCTGCGCCACGTGGACTTCATGCGCGTGGACATGACCCACAAGGTGCGCGTGAAGGTGCCCGTGCGCCTCATCGGCACCTCCATCGGCGTGAAGAGCATGGGCGGCGTCCTCGACTTCGCCCACCGCGAGATCGAGCTCGAGTGCCTGCCCAGCATCATCCCCGCCCACATCGACGTGGACGTGACCAATCTGGCCGTGGGTGACAGCATCCGCTTCGAGCAGATCACCCTCATGCCCAACGTCGTCTTCATCGGCGATGCCCACCAGACGGTCTGCTCCGTCCGCGGCAAGGCTGCCGAGGAAGAGGTCGCCGCCGCTGCCCCCGCTGCCGCCGAACCCGAAGTGGCCAAGAAGGGCAAGAAGGAAGACAAGAAGTAG
- a CDS encoding DUF6448 family protein, protein MRKPLFPILLTAVLASLAALPLGAHCDALDGPVVIAAKQALAKGDVNPILAWVKAEDEAQIRAAFARTLKVGALGPEAQELAEAYFFETLVRIHRAGEGAPYTGLKPAGMDFGPAIPAADKALASGDLKPVFELMHGVLKPGLEARFKQARAARSQAPSDPAAGRKAVAAYVDFLHYVDGVYRAAAGGGAHAEGAEAEAPAKPEPHHQH, encoded by the coding sequence ATGCGAAAGCCTCTCTTCCCCATCCTGCTGACGGCCGTGCTGGCCAGCCTGGCCGCCCTGCCCCTCGGCGCCCACTGCGACGCCCTCGATGGTCCCGTCGTCATCGCCGCCAAGCAGGCCCTGGCCAAGGGCGACGTGAACCCGATCCTCGCCTGGGTGAAGGCGGAGGACGAGGCCCAGATCCGCGCCGCCTTCGCCCGCACCCTCAAGGTCGGCGCCCTGGGCCCCGAGGCCCAAGAGCTGGCCGAGGCCTACTTCTTCGAGACGCTGGTGCGGATCCACCGCGCTGGCGAAGGCGCCCCCTACACGGGCCTCAAGCCCGCCGGCATGGACTTCGGCCCGGCCATCCCCGCCGCAGACAAGGCCCTGGCCTCCGGCGACCTGAAGCCCGTGTTCGAGCTCATGCACGGCGTCCTCAAGCCGGGCCTCGAGGCCCGCTTCAAGCAGGCCCGCGCCGCCCGCAGCCAGGCGCCCTCCGATCCCGCCGCCGGCCGGAAGGCCGTGGCCGCCTACGTGGACTTCCTCCACTACGTGGACGGCGTCTACCGCGCCGCGGCTGGCGGCGGCGCCCACGCCGAAGGCGCCGAAGCGGAAGCCCCCGCCAAGCCCGAGCCCCATCACCAGCACTGA
- a CDS encoding TetR/AcrR family transcriptional regulator translates to MTRPALELTSKRAEIAEAALRIIETRGIAALTTSALAGELGVSSGAPFRHFANREEILEAVVLRVEERILTTFPPTTAPPLERILALLQARADMVGGSRGIGRLMFSEQFTLALPDIAAARLRSVVTRTQAFLLEALTEAQREGTVRTDLPPQALLAVVFGMLMHLVYSQAAGHGRAGDAADTCATLRTILQPPPAR, encoded by the coding sequence ATGACCCGACCTGCCCTGGAACTCACCTCCAAGCGCGCCGAAATTGCGGAGGCTGCACTCCGGATCATCGAGACCCGGGGCATCGCCGCCCTGACCACCAGCGCCCTGGCCGGCGAGCTGGGCGTCAGCAGCGGCGCCCCGTTCCGCCACTTCGCGAACCGCGAGGAGATCCTGGAGGCGGTGGTGCTGCGGGTGGAGGAAAGGATCCTCACCACGTTCCCGCCCACAACGGCCCCCCCTCTGGAGCGCATCCTGGCCTTGCTCCAGGCCCGCGCGGACATGGTGGGCGGATCCCGGGGCATCGGGCGGTTGATGTTCTCCGAGCAGTTCACGTTGGCGCTGCCGGACATCGCCGCTGCACGCCTGCGATCGGTGGTCACCCGGACCCAGGCCTTCCTCTTGGAGGCGCTCACGGAGGCCCAACGGGAAGGCACCGTCCGCACCGACCTGCCGCCGCAAGCCCTGCTGGCGGTGGTCTTCGGCATGCTCATGCACCTCGTCTACTCCCAGGCCGCAGGGCATGGCCGCGCGGGCGATGCCGCCGACACCTGCGCCACCCTCCGCACCATCCTTCAACCCCCTCCCGCCCGCTGA